A single Anopheles arabiensis isolate DONGOLA chromosome 2, AaraD3, whole genome shotgun sequence DNA region contains:
- the LOC120898824 gene encoding kinesin-like protein Klp98A: MASLKVAVRVRPFNQREHELGAKLIVQMDGKKTRLLKPKLGTGNGVRGDLASRAALDPFNDFTFDHSYWSVDERDPHFTHQETVFDDLGTEIVDCAFQGYNACVFAYGQTGSGKTFTMMGTPEAQGLIPRICRSLFARMKLGQEEGTGYKTQCSYLEIYNERVKDLLGPSSAGHGLRVREHRTLGPYVESLSQHPVSDYSEIQNCMIQGNIQRTTASTNMNDTSSRSHAIFTITFVQARYLNDLPSETVSKIHLVDLAGSERANATGATGQRLKEGAHINKSLVTLGSVISALAEQTNPTNNKRVLYIPYRDSILTWLLKDSLGGNSKTIMIAAISPADVNYSETLSTLRYANRAKNIINKPTINEDPNVKLIRELRDEIYKLKLMLSSDSGAELEPQLKVLEDLHKKEAQEKVLTEEWTEKWREAQSILREQRSLGLRKSGVGVVLDSEVPHLIGIHDDISTGVTLYSLKEGETTIGTDEAPYPQDILLNGIGIAPEHCRIVLSNGNATIYPNPNATCLLNASIIEVPTAISQGDILLLGRTNMFRYNNPAEAAKMRQESSHQQRASRLDLSRLSLIAASRENLCASFMSDDDGGVSGSSLSLFGGGGGGGGGMASPQGAFRFRQYTPSREDTELQDEHRKILQTIENALRQLNLERTRMHEQFKHKIRLCTEELERLESTKRDRLTVLDCRIGELMARKEMVLWEKSNEKTQVDILVRQLSALQTQLDTKKRDFYEYVAKELQELQDCGRLDEASSELIRNAPQTEDYSEILLQISRSLDNYSQQYIKEFVRRNRDEINKYEAELSEKEQQLAESTQKIADLDQKIMELEQQNRELLQQRTQQELELIQQKKLGMTLNLTHTNGADDGEGTGEQDGLLLGTNRAGTLETCDTFHTANSDCSFVSALNTPALNSLNQLIPTPSSTEDGTESDTGDRDYEEATSNGGLLHGGMSDSGVSFETNRATDTAAALHTEVDENESEGSVDRQSSGAASGTAKLLFQSDDHCLLLATSSTPNPKYGGKKLPTTTTTVIVTDGGGLLKSNQQQPQQSPRMRHKSSDSEEERTTVTTMSSIGTPGSNRLKLSVPNRNRSNSNNSKSSSMRTEIFDIRHGIHPLRVSSVSSGTDGSHEEEEYEEEDAHGRRRRRQEVDDEEERRSRGSSIDNSSITSSTANLILCEMNHLRESIASKKAEIMKILETNGDKKLLDGKIGELQDLQKRIVQLEIKIQDVEKSCLSDGELQLDSMRDIPESFTDSDDSRVGNSCIYPGYMRARDQGSIYAPSVTRSLPSIEGTYRSDHLINIPTYIIRGAGKQTHYEYEVKINLPDERWTLLRRYSRFRELHLTMKKLYGDKIATIPFPRRELFASNTESVAKTRRRQLETYLRRLLVVCAKIPHCPIYEGEGRPGLTKQTLIEFHPFFKKGLFETGKHGTG, from the exons GGAGCATGAACTCGGCGCAAAGCTCATCGTGCAGATGGATGGGAAGAAGACGCGTCTGCTGAAACCGAAACTGGGCACGGGCAATGGCGTACGGGGTGATCTGGCGTCCCGGGCCGCCCTGGACCCGTTCAACGACTTCACGTTCGACCACTCGTACTGGTCGGTGGATGAGCGCGACCCACACTTTACGCACCAGGAGACCGTGTTCGACGATCTCGGCACGGAGATCGTGGACTGCGCCTTCCAGGGGTACAATGCGTGCGTGTTTGCGTACGGACAGACGGGCAGTGGCAAGACGTTCACGATGATGGGCACACCGGAAGCGCAGGGGCTAATCCCGCGCATTTGTCGCTCGTTGTTCGCACGCATGAAGCTCGGCCAGGAGGAGGGCACGGGGTACAAGACGCAGTGTTCCTATCTGGAGATCTACAACGAGCGGGTGAAGGATCTGCTCGGGCCGAGCAGTGCCGGGCATGGGTTGCGGGTGCGCGAGCATCGCACGCTCGGGCCGTACGTCGAAAGCCTGTCCCAGCATCCGGTTTCGGACTATTCGGAAATCCAGAACTGCATGATCCAGGGCAACATCCAGCGGACGACGGCCAGCACAAACATGAACGATACGAGCAGCCGGAGCCATGCGATCTTCACCATCACCTTCGTGCAGGCCCGCTACCTCAACGATCTGCCGAGCGAAACCGTGTCCAAGATCCATCTGGTGGATTTGGCCGGCAGCGAGCGGGCCAATGCGACTGGCGCTACCGGGCAGCGGCTGAAGGAGGGTGCCCACATCAACAAGTCGCTGGTGACGCTCGGCAGCGTCATCTCGGCACTGGCCGAGCAAACGAATCCGACCAACAACAAGCGCGTACTGTACATCCCGTACCGCGATTCCATCCTAACCTGGCTGCTGAAGGACAGCTTGGGCGGTAACAGCAAAACGATCATGATTGCGGCCATCTCACCCGCCGACGTGAACTACAGCGAAACGCTCAGCACGCTCCGGTACGCAAACCGGGCGAAGAACATCATCAACAAGCCGACGATCAACGAGGAtccaaacgtgaagctgatcCGCGAACTGCGGGACGAAATCTACAAGCTGAAGCTGATGTTGTCGAGCGATAGTGGGGCGGAACTCGAACCCCAACTCAAGGTGCTGGAGGATCTGCACAAAAAGGAAGCCCAAGAGAAGGTACTGACGGAAGAGTGGACGGAAAAGTGGCGCGAAGCGCAAAGCATTTTGCGCGAGCAGCGATCGCTCGGGTTGCGCAAGTCGGGCGTGGGCGTGGTGCTCGATTCGGAGGTGCCGCATCTGATCGGCATCCACGACGACATCAGCACCGGCGTGACGCTGTACAGCTTGAAGGAGGGCGAAACGACGATCGGCACGGACGAGGCGCCGTACCCGCAGGACATCTTGCTCAACGGCATTGGCATTGCGCCGGAGCACTGCCGCATCGTGCTGTCGAACGGCAATGCGACGATCTATCCCAATCCGAACGCGACCTGTCTGCTGAACGCGAGCATCATCGAGGTGCCGACCGCGATCAGCCAGGGCGACATACTGCTGCTCGGCCGGACGAACATGTTCCGCTACAACAATCCGGCGGAAGCGGCCAAAATGCGGCAGGAAAGTAGCCACCAGCAGCGGGCGTCCCGGCTGGATCTTTCCCGGCTGTCGCTGATTGCCGCGTCGCGGGAAAACCTTTGCGCGAGCTTTAtgagcgacgacgacggtggcgTCAGCGGGTCTTCGCTCAGcctgtttggtggtggtggtggtggtggtggtggtatggcTTCGCCTCAGGGCGCCTTTCGCTTCCGCCAGTACACGCCGAGCCGGGAGGATACGGAGCTGCAGGACGAGCATCGCAAGATACTGCAAACGATCGAAAACGCTTTGCGGCAGCTGAATCTGGAGCGCACGCGCATGCACGAACAGTTCAAGCACAAGATAAGGCTGTGCACCGAGGAGCTGGAACGGTTGGAGAGCACCAAGCGCGACCGGTTGACGGTGCTCGACTGCCGGATCGGGGAGCTGATGGCCCGCAAGGAGATGGTGCTGTGGGAAAAGAGCAACGAAAAGACGCAA GTAGACATATTAGTGCGGCAGCTGTCCGCGCTGCAAACGCAGCTGGATACGAAGAAGCGCGATTTCTATGAGTACGTCGCGAAAGAACTTCAGGAATTGCAGGACTGTGGCCGCCTGGACGAG GCAAGCAGCGAACTGATACGCAATGCTCCGCAAACGGAAGATTATTCTGAAATTTTGCTACAAATATCTCGCTCCCTCGACAACTATTCGCAGCAGTACATCAAAGAGTTTGTTCGTCGTAAT CGGGATGAGATCAATAAGTACGAAGCGGAGCTGTCCGAGAAGGAGCAACAGCTGGCGGAAAGCACACAAAAGATTGCCGATCTGGATCAGAAGATAATGGAGCTGGAGCAGCAAAACAGGGAACTGTTGCAGCAGCGAACACAACAAGAGCTGGAATTGATTCAGCAGAAGAAGCTTGG GATGACACTGAACCTCACGCACACAAATGGTGCAGACGATGGTGAGGGTACGGGCGAGCAGGACGGCCTACTGCTGGGCACAAACCGTGCCGGAACGCTGGAAACGTGCGACACGTTCCACACGGCCAACTCGGACTGTTCCTTCGTGTCCGCGCTTAACACGCCCGCCCTAAACTCGTTGAATCAACTCATACCGACACCCAGCTCGACGGAAGACGGTACCGAATCAGATACGGGCGATCGGGACTACGAGGAAGCCACCTCGAACGGGGGCCTGCTGCATGGCGGTATGAGCGACAGTGGTGTGAGCTTCGAAACGAATCGAGCCACCGATACGGCCGCAGCACTGCACACGGAGGTGGATGAAAACGAAAGTGAAGGGAGCGTTGACAGACAGAGTAGTGGGGCGGCTAGCGGGACGGCCAAACTGCTGTTTCAATCAGACGACCACTGTCTGCTGCTTGCCACCTCGTCCACACCGAATCCAAAGTACGGCGGTAAAAAGCTGCCGACCACAACCACGACCGTAATCGTGACGGATGGCGGTGGGCTGTTGAAGTCGaaccagcagcaaccgcagcaATCGCCGCGGATGCGCCACAAATCCTCGGACTCGGAGGAGGAGCGTACCACCGTCACGACCATGTCTTCGATCGGTACGCCGGGCTCCAACCGGTTGAAGCTTTCCGTGCCGAACCGGaaccgcagcaacagcaacaacagcaagagcagcagcatgcGCACGGAAATCTTTGACATCCGGCACGGTATCCATCCACTACGGGTGAGCAGTGTGAGCAGCGGCACCGACGGCAGCCACGAAGAGGAGGAGTACGAAGAGGAGGATGCGCACGGGAGGCGGCGGCGTCGGCAGGAGGTCGATGATGAGGAGGAGCGACGGTCGCGCGGATCGTCCATCGACAACAGCTCGATCACGTCGTCGACGGCGAACCTGATCCTGTGCGAGATGAACCATCTGCGGGAAAGCATCGCGAGCAAGAAGGCCGAGATCATGAAAATCCTCGAAACGAACGGCGACAAGAAGCTGCTGGACGGGAAGATCGGCGAGTTGCAGGATCTGCAGAAGCGCATCGTGCAGCTGGAGATCAAAATACAGGATGTGGAGAAGAGCTGCCTGTCCGACGGGGAGCTGCAGCTGGACTCGATGCGGGACATTCCCGAAAGCTTTACCGACAGCGACGATAGCCGGGTGGGCAACTCGTGCATCTATCCCGGGTATATGCGGGCGCGCGACCAGGGCAGTATCTACGCACCAAGTGTTACGCGATCGTTGCCGTCCATCGAAGGAACTTATC GTTCGGATCATCTGATAAACATCCCGACGTACATTATTCGAGGTGCGGGAAAGCAAACGCACTACGAGTATGAGGTGAAAATAAATCTGCCAGATGAACGATGGACCTTGCTGCGACGGTATAGCCGCTTTCGTGAGCTGCATCTAACGATGAAGAAACTGTACGGTGATAAG ATTGCTACCATACCTTTCCCGCGGCGGGAACTGTTCGCTTCAAACACGGAATCGGTAGCGAAAACGCGTCGTCGCCAGCTAGAAACGTACCTGCGCCggctgctggtggtgtgtGCCAAAATCCCCCACTGTCCCATCTACGAGGGCGAGGGACGGCCCGGACTAACCAAGCAGACGCTTATCGAGTTTCATCCATTTTTCAAGAAAGGTTTGTTCGAAACTGGCAAACATGGCACGGGATAG
- the LOC120898826 gene encoding TPR-containing protein DDB_G0280363 gives MYSSTVSDGNGALFHCSELTPRAPYRREFDEMEARIRKCERQRAELERQFEELMRERTECEKATVRAMKQRQRRQQEAERQRAERNESILRMLNKIDQQAASLAAKTDRLKMLKTQYEMYLMRTWSTSSGPALPTAYGVPMITAPPAMLTPLPQSPAKSSTKSEFVQYLSDLTHQQRASINPIPPPMALSNYLASQQKPYGMASTYGTSLERLYSRAYTSSAPIENDCLMVNSGAGTSQSTTVGGIQAKKFAMSNEDFIRYIDSEVLKEPIPTVSIVAPSSVESDKVKQSGGAYLEDATMSEDEPVKEVAIKLEEFSILVEPDIRKDVTEEHPKEDIKVVAGMIESDHQNMKTPETIQQEKRSIELPTLVESVKDDNEANGDIDFNSGNKTLDDKPDDRTHNDLQEILQDSTAPPGNDAVVNETANEDYHQTIHQEEYNETNYEAEFVPANTNVDYDETTPAIDQYFYTTEQTEHEPYDNLQYGASIETILNPEEAPEMDPQQLPQPVQQYESRNQHWNTARQALRSKALPVSSSKPPSPETGVTDHVAPDLQQGMATTESAETWRMDQADVQPPYENSQPNTVTHIDEPNAAYSEYGGEPSDAYYQTESAATAAVQDGGELNPSSTDKAYINGAMGQPVEYQQDDGQQSAAYQYGNSQDPVAYQEGQYVEGGTAGESQYQYQEGVDQTGNVYATQEQYQDPNQQYQYDQNAQYYSDQQAYDAQYYNQDPQQQEQQQQQQYYIDESNQQQMDQNQAEQLKPMDQFVSPEQNDQPYYPSDGQYEPNAKNAEPTQPNPPEGGDVTVPSSLEPPLANAQTVETSAVIDATLPKDKQEKKASDAIVQQATLEQKPSRKEGADPGSDAPTMSTVNDESDFDFSSQ, from the exons ATGTATTCTAGCACCGTTTCGGACGGTAATGGAGCATTGTTCCATTGCTCGGAACTGACGCCACGTGCACCCTATCGGAGAGAGTTTGACGAGATGGAAGCTCGCATCCGGAAGTG TGAGCGACAGCGAGCAGAATTGGAACGACAGTTCGAGGAGCTAATGCGCGAACGAACCGAATGCGAAAAGGCTACGGTGCGGGCGATGAAGCAACGGCAACGCCGTCAGCAGGAGGCAGAAAGGCAGCGAGCCGAGCGGAACGAGAGCATTCTTCGAATGTTGAACAAGATCGATCAACAGGCGGCTTCGCTGGCGGCGAAAACGGATCGATTGAAGATGTTAAAG ACACAGTACGAAATGTATCTGATGCGTACCTGGTCGACATCTTCTGGACCGGCATTACCGACCGCTTACGGTGTTCCGATGATAACGGCTCCTCCAGCAATGCTCACGCCACTGCCCCAAAGTCCAGCAAAATCATCAACGAAATCAGAATTTGTCCAATACCTGTCCGACCTGACTCATCAGCAAAGGGCCAGCATAAACCCAATTCCACCGCCGATGGCTTTAAGTAACTATCTTGCATCACAACAGAAACCATACGGAATGGCATCTACCTACGGAACGTCACTAGAGCGTCTATATTCTAGAGCGTATACTAGTAGTGCCCCAATTGAGAATGACTGTTTGATGGTGAATAGTGGTGCCGGAACGTCGCAAAGCACCACCGTCGGTGGTATACAGGCGAAAAAGTTCGCAATGTCCAACGAAGACTTTATTCGCTACATCGACAGTGAGGTACTGAAGGAACCAATACCGACGGTTAGCATCGTTGCACCTTCGTCCGTTGAATCGGATAAGGTAAAACAGTCTGGTGGAGCATATCTTGAAGATGCCACTATGAGTGAAGATGAACCGGTAAAGGAAGTGGCGATTAAGTTGGAAGAATTCAGCATTTTGGTAGAGCCAGACATTAGGAAGGATGTAACGGAGGAGCATCCTAAAGAGGACATCAAGGTGGTGGCAGGGATGATTGAAAGTG ATCATCAAAATATGAAAACTCCTGAAACAATTCAACAAGAGAAAAGATCTATAGAATTACCTACATTGGTTGAATCTGTTAAGGACGATAATGAAGCTAATGGAGATATTGATTTCAATTCgggaaacaaaacattagATGATAAGCCAGATGATCGTACACATAACGATCTTCAGGAGATACTTCAGGATTCTACAGCACCACCTGGTAATGACGCTGTAGTTAATGAAACTGCCAATGAAGACTATCATCAGACAATTCATCAGGAAGAGTACAATGAAACAAATTACGAAGCAGAGTTTGTACCAGCGAATACCAATGTGGATTATGACGAAACAACTCCTGCTATAGATCAATATTTTTACACTACTGAGCAAACAGAACATGAACCATACGACAATCTACAGTATGGTGCTTCAATTGAGACAATATTAAATCCTGAAGAGGCTCCTGAAATGGATCCGCAGCAGCTTCCACAACCGGTACAACAGTACGAGTCTAGGAATCAACACTGGAACACGGCGCGACAAGCATTACGATCGAAAGCACTTCCAGTGTCATCCTCCAAGCCTCCATCGCCTGAAACAGGTGTGACTGATCATGTAGCCCCTGATCTTCAGCAAGGAATGGCCACAACAGAATCTGCTGAAACATGGAGGATGGATCAAGCAGATGTTCAACCACCGTACGAAAATTCTCAGCCAAACACTGTCACACATATTGATGAACCAAATGCTGCGTATTCGGAATACGGGGGAGAACCGAGTGATGCTTACTACCAAACGGAATctgctgcaactgctgctgtCCAAGACGGTGGGGAACTTAATCCCTCTTCCACCGATAAAGCATACATTAACGGTGCCATGGGTCAACCAGTAGAGTACCAACAAGACGATGGACAACAATCAGCTGCCTATCAGTATGGGAACAGTCAGGATCCTGTTGCTTATCAGGAAGGTCAGTATGTCGAAGGAGGAACTGCGGGCGAGTCACAGTATCAGTATCAAGAAGGGGTTGATCAAACGGGCAACGTGTATGCGACGCAGGAGCAATATCAGGATCCGAATCAGCAGTATCAGTATGATCAAAACGCACAGTACTATAGCGATCAACAAGCTTACGATGCACAGTACTACAACCAAGATCCACAGCAACaggaacagcaacagcagcagcagtactaTATCGATGAGTCAAACCAACAGCAGATGGATCAAAATCAAGCAGAACAGCTCAAACCGATGGACCAATTTGTTTCTCCAGAACAAAACGACCAACCATACTACCCATCTGATGGACAGTACGAACCTAACGCTAAAAATGCTGAACCAACTCAACCAAACCCTCCTGAGGGTGGTGATGTGACGGTTCCCAGCTCCCTAGAACCACCATTGGCCAATGCACAAACGGTTGAGACATCGGCCGTTATCGATGCCACGTTGCCGAAAGACAAACAGGAGAAGAAAGCTTCCGACGCTATAGTGCAACAGGCCACTCTCGAGCAAAAACCCTCCAGAAAGGAGGGAGCCGATCCGGGATCCGATGCGCCAACGATGAGCACCGTCAACGATGAGAGTGATTTTGATTTCTCCTCCCAGTGA
- the LOC120898825 gene encoding glutamyl aminopeptidase-like — MRIVMLWLVLCSVYLVIVPVVTANGRLPNNTLPLHYDLHLEATGLGLHDYTYRGNVSIRIAIVRDTNEVVLHNVGNTLESICLRRCRDGEAISHQLLESEPASELLRIRTDRILRRADDQVITLTIVFHNTLGEDRMGFYRTQYRGAKRIPMAVATTHFQPSYARLAFPCFDEPGFKTTFQITIVANGSHLVASNAPIATVTWLQDGHKAVRFERTPPMQTYLVTFLIANFTSVHTVSPSGVEIGILAPPKDEKSLQFSLQAATALLSSLEEYTGQSLGLQKLDHVAIPRFGNAMENWGLVAYDEQFLVLSAKAHRLQRAQAVLTIGHETAHQLFGNLVGPAWWSYLWLSEGFATYFELLLGADAYPELLPLEESFAVRHMHPALMADAYEQHPLTVEPLSANTPEIETLFDTITYSKAGCILRMINCSIGEEAFQAGVQNYLEQHRNGIVTPEDLYASFFVQQRRDTPTVEQMFRSWVDKPGYPVVTVERLNGSFVRFRQQRYHNQEVTTQDITSRWFIPITYYTNSSLGQYEYQPAFWMKETDQELVLQLEMNTQDVLVVNPRQIGFYRVEYDERGWSSIVDNLTTLPSIMQAKLIDDAFVLARAGLVGYELCLEMLQELATSPDPVPWLIAMAEENIGYLQRVLQSAEFDRFLTGFVGEMFDLAGNVGRTLLQSQALDVAYDWWSRLAASFIESKRESSIRPRACLPTPVQEVVQALVSPDDHVRERLFVRLKCLPKQSNEPVSVLLLALERIRAANLLTPGKLFAVLESLIKSDPGRFLPPTVQFLSSVPPEEAGPVADRFQRLLNLIVHEVTDRRQAAQVRKLMVKNSSILPANFLPHASTVMTSTISWRMKQVPKLREFVHDSHMASIYEREGHQ, encoded by the coding sequence ATGCGTATAGTCATGTTGTGGTTAGTGCTGTGTTCAGTGTACCTGGTGATCGTTCCGGTAGTAACGGCCAATGGCCGACTACCCAACAACACGCTGCCATTGCATTATGATCTGCACCTAGAGGCGACGGGTCTAGGGCTGCACGATTACACCTACCGGGGCAACGTGTCGATACGGATTGCCATCGTTCGTGATACGAACGAAGTGGTTCTACACAATGTCGGCAATACGTTAGAGTCGATTTGCTTACGAAGATGTCGCGATGGGGAAGCAATATCGCACCAGTTGCTAGAGAGCGAACCGGCAAGTGAACTGTTGCGCATTCGTACCGATCGAATCTTGCGCCGAGCGGATGATCAGGTGATTACGCTCACGATCGTGTTCCACAACACGCTCGGTGAGGATCGGATGGGCTTCTACCGCACGCAGTACCGTGGGGCCAAGCGCATTCCCATGGCGGTAGCTACGACACACTTTCAGCCGAGCtatgctcgcctagcatttcCGTGTTTCGATGAGCCGGGCTTTAAAACCACCTTCCAGATAACGATCGTCGCGAACGGTAGCCATTTGGTAGCTTCCAATGCACCGATCGCAACGGTTACCTGGCTGCAGGACGGTCACAAGGCGGTACGGTTTGAGCGTACTCCTCCGATGCAAACGTACCTCGTAACGTTTCTGATCGCAAACTTTACGTCCGTCCACACGGTAAGTCCTTCTGGAGTGGAGATCGGTATACTGGCCCCGCCGAAGGATGAGAAATCGCTCCAATTCAGCCTGCAGGCGGCAACGGCACTGCTCTCGAGCTTGGAAGAGTACACCGGACAAAGCTTGGGCCTGCAGAAGCTAGATCATGTTGCCATTCCACGGTTCGGCAATGCCATGGAAAACTGGGGCCTGGTCGCGTACGATGAACAGTTTCTGGTGCTTTCTGCGAAAGCTCACCGTCTGCAGCGCGCCCAAGCAGTGCTAACCATCGGACACGAAACGGCGCACCAGCTGTTTGGCAATCTGGTAGGCCCTGCGTGGTGGTCCTACCTATGGCTTAGCGAAGGTTTTGCAACCTACTTTGAGCTCCTGCTGGGAGCCGACGCATACCCGGAGCTACTGCCGCTGGAGGAATCGTTCGCCGTGCGGCACATGCATCCAGCACTGATGGCGGATGCGTACGAACAGCATCCCCTTACGGTGGAACCACTTTCGGCCAATACGCCCGAAATCGAGACACTGTTTGATACGATCACGTACAGCAAGGCGGGCTGCATTCTGAGGATGATTAACTGTTCCATCGGGGAGGAAGCGTTTCAAGCGGGCGTCCAGAACTATCTCGAACAGCACCGGAATGGTATCGTAACGCCGGAAGATCTGTACGCGAGTTTCTTCGTGCAGCAGCGGAGGGACACACCGACGGTCGAGCAAATGTTCCGCAGCTGGGTAGACAAACCAGGCTATCCGGTGGTGACGGTTGAGCGTCTGAATGGCTCTTTCGTGCGGTTTCGGCAGCAGCGTTACCACAACCAGGAAGTGACCACCCAGGATATTACCTCGCGATGGTTCATACCGATCACGTACTACACCAACAGCAGCCTGGGGCAGTATGAGTATCAGCCTGCGTTTTGGATGAAAGAAACCGACCAGGAGCTGGTGCTCCAACTGGAAATGAACACGCAGGATGTTCTGGTGGTGAATCCGCGCCAGATCGGGTTCTATCGGGTGGAGTACGACGAGCGAGGTTGGAGCAGTATCGTGGACAACCTTACCACCCTACCGTCCATCATGCAGGCAAAGCTGATCGATGACGCGTTCGTGCTGGCACGGGCCGGTCTCGTCGGGTACGAGCTCTGTTTGGAGATGCTGCAGGAGCTCGCCACAAGCCCCGACCCGGTACCCTGGTTGATTGCGATGGCGGAAGAGAACATTGGCTACCTGCAGCGGGTCCTGCAGTCGGCAGAGTTTGATCGCTTTTTGACAGGATTTGTGGGCGAAATGTTTGATCTTGCCGGGAACGTGGGTCGCACGTTGCTCCAATCCCAAGCGCTGGACGTTGCCTACGATTGGTGGTCTCGCTTAGCAGCAAGCTTTATCGAGAGCAAACGTGAATCCAGCATTCGTCCACGTGCCTGCCTACCAACGCCCGTGCAGGAGGTAGTGCAGGCATTGGTTTCGCCCGACGATCATGTACGGGAGCGTCTTTTCGTCCGATTAAAGTGTCTGCCGAAACAGTCGAACGAacctgtgtctgtgttgcTGCTAGCATTGGAACGAATTCGAGCAGCGAATCTGCTTACCCCCGGCAAACTGTTTGCCGTGCTGGAGAGTTTGATTAAATCCGACCCGGGGCGGTTTCTGCCGCCCACCGtgcagtttctttccagcgtACCGCCGGAGGAGGCCGGCCCGGTAGCGGACCGCTTCCAGCGCTTGTTAAATCTTATCGTGCACGAGGTCACTGACCGTCGCCAGGCGGCGCAAGTTCGGAAGCTGATGGTGAAAAATTCGTCCATCCTGCCGGCGAACTTCCTGCCGCACGCCAGCACCGTGATGACGTCAACTATCAGCTGGCGCATGAAGCAGGTGCCGAAGTTAAGGGAGTTTGTGCACGATTCCCATATGGCCAGCATTTACGAGCGGGAAGGGCACCAATAG
- the LOC120898829 gene encoding LOW QUALITY PROTEIN: probable insulin-like peptide 7 (The sequence of the model RefSeq protein was modified relative to this genomic sequence to represent the inferred CDS: inserted 2 bases in 1 codon), translating into MWLPLALCVLLEFADIVSASXGLDDALEVTFSERTRADWEKVWHQESHSRCREKLIRHLYWACEKDIYRISRRSGDGNGNAGMVEKRTSMVDEGQLVPYPWAIDREVAYAFLRTRRTGKRRSGGSITAECCTRTGCTWEEYAEYCPSNKRLNQYRRRK; encoded by the exons ATGTGGCTACCGTTGGCGCTGTGCGTGCTGTTGGAGTTTGCCGACATTGTCAGTGCATC GGGGCTGGACGATGCGCTCGAGGTCACGTTCAGCGAGCGCACCCGGGCCGACTGGGAGAAGGTGTGGCACCAGGAGAGTCATTCGCGCTGCCGGGAGAAACTGATACGCCATCTGTACTGGGCCTGCGAGAAGGACATTTATCGGATTTCGAGACGCAGCGGCGATGGCAACGGTAACGCCGGGATGGTGGAAAAGCGTACGAGCATGGTGGACGAGGGCCAGCTCGTGCCGTACCCGTGGGCAATTGATCGCGAGGTGGCGTACGCGTTTCTGCGTACCCGGCGCACTGGGAAGCGCCGATCGGGCGGGTCAATTACGGCGGAGTGCTGCACGCGCACCGGCTGCACCTGGGAGGAGTACGCCGAGTACTGTCCGTCGAACAAACGCTTGAACCAGTACCGGCGAAGGAAGTAA